From Medicago truncatula cultivar Jemalong A17 chromosome 7, MtrunA17r5.0-ANR, whole genome shotgun sequence, a single genomic window includes:
- the LOC11410880 gene encoding pantoate--beta-alanine ligase → MAQKEPIIIRDKTQMRNWSRTMRSQSKLIALVPTMGYLHQGHLSLITQAHKHANLIVVSIYVNPGQFSPNEDLSTYPSDFQGDLKKLINVPGGVDVVFNPKNLYDYGGSDGDGDDGGEKGDGVVSCVEKSGFGHESWVRVERLEKGLCGMSRPIFFRGVATIVTKLFNIVEPDFAVFGKKDYQQWRVIQRMVRDLDFSIKVIGCEITRENDGLAMSSRNVHLSLEEREKALSISKSLTTAKSAAEDGQVDCEKLRNLVIQCITEAGGRIDYAEIVDQQSLEKVKFIKGPVVFCIAAFFGKVRLIDNMEINL, encoded by the exons ATGGCACAAAAAGAACCCATAATAATCAGAGACAAAACCCAAATGAGAAACTGGTCAAGAACAATGAGATCCCAATCCAAACTCATTGCACTTGTTCCCACAATGGGTTACCTTCATCAAGGTCACCTTTCTCTCATAACTCAAGCTCACAAACACGCCAATCTCATTGTTGTTTCAATCTACGTTAACCCTGGTCAGTTTTCACCTAATGAAGATCTTTCCACTTACCCTTCTGATTTTCAAGGTGATTTGAAAAAGCTTATCAATGTTCCTGGTGGTGTTGATGTTGTTTTTAATCCTAAGAATTTGTATGATTATGGTGGaagtgatggtgatggtgatgatggtggtgaaaAGGGTGATGGGGTTGTTTCTTGTGTTGAAAAGAGTGGTTTTGGACATGAGAGTTGGGTTAGAGTTGAGAGGCTTGAAAAGGGTCTTTGTGGAATGAGTAGACCTATTTTCTTTAGAGGGGTTGCTACTATTGTTACTAAGTTGTTTAATATTGTTGAGCCTGATTTTGCTGTATTTGGGAAAAAGGATTATCAGCAGTGGAGAGTTATTCAGAGAATg GTTCGAGATCTTGATTTTTCTATAAAAGTGATAGGTTGTGAAATAACAAGGGAAAATGATGGCCTGGCGATGAGTTCACGCAATGTACATCTTTCACTTGAAGAGAGGGAAaag GCGCTATCTATAAGCAAATCATTAACAACAGCCAAGTCAGCGGCAGAAGATGGTCAGGTGGATTGTGAGAAATTGAGGAATTTAGTCATCCAATGTATTACTGAAGCTGGGGGAAGAATTGATTATGCTGAG attgtTGATCAACAGAGCTTAGAGAAAGTGAAATTTATCAAAGGTCCTGTTGTGTTCTGCATTGCTGCATTTTTTGGGAAAGTCAGGCTTATAGACAACATGGAAATCAACTTGTAA
- the LOC11409859 gene encoding protein SULFUR DEFICIENCY-INDUCED 1, which yields MEEERGSYKNKSLLLSKGKKEDIYHVLYKVPYGDSPYVRAKHAQLVEKDPEAAIVLFWKAINAGDKVDSALKDMAVVMKQLDRSEEAIEAISSFRGLCSKQSQESLDNVLIDLYKKCGKIDEEIDLLKQKLKLIYQGEAFNGKLTKTARSHGKKFQVSIKQETSRLLGNLGWAYMQKMNYVMAEAVYRKAQMIDPDCNKACNLGLCLIRQARYEEAQLIIDDILKGELPGSDDIKSKKRAQDLLEELRSLLPTPCPLDILVMDDEFIKGIEQLMNEWGPVRSKRLPIFEEISSCRDQLAC from the exons atggaagaagaaagagGCAGTTACAAGAACAAGAGTTTGTTAttatcaaaaggaaaaaaagaagacaTTTATCATGTACTTTACAAGGTTCCTTATGGTGATAGTCCTTATGTCAGAGCCAAACATGCTCAG CTGGTAGAGAAGGATCCGGAAGCTGCAATTGTATTATTTTGGAAAGCAATAAATGCAGGGGACAAAGTGGATAGTGCTTTGAAGGATATGGCAGTGGTGATGAAGCAATTAGACAGATCCGAAGAAGCCATCGAAGCCATCTCTTCGTTTCGAGGCCTTTGCTCCAAACAATCCCAGGAATCCCTTGATAATGTACTAATTGATCTTTACAAG AAATGTGGGAAAATAGACGAGGAAATAGATTTGTTGAAGCAAAAGCTGAAATTGATCTACCAAGGTGAAGCCTTCAATGGGAAACTCACAAAGACTGCACGGTCTCATGGCAAGAAGTTTCAAGTTTCTATTAAACAAGAAACTTCAAGATTACTG GGAAACCTGGGCTGGGCCTACATGCAAAAGATGAACTACGTGATGGCCGAGGCGGTGTATCGGAAAGCCCAAATGATCGATCCAGATTGTAACAAAGCATGTAATTTGGGTCTATGTCTCATTAGACAAGCACGGTATGAAGAGGCAcagttgattattgatgatatatTAAAAGGAGAACTTCCAGGTTCAGATGATATCAAGTCAAAGAAAAGGGCTCAAGATCTCTTAGAAGAGTTGAGATCCTTGCTACCTACACCATGTCCATTGGATATTTTGGTTATGGATGATGAGTTCATTAAAGGGATAGAACAGTTGATGAATGAATGGGGTCCAGTTAGATCAAAGAGACTTCCAATTTTTGAAGAGATTTCTTCTTGTAGAGATCAATTagcttgttaa